A genomic window from Fibrobacterota bacterium includes:
- a CDS encoding DUF3817 domain-containing protein gives MNTNSNQVSLLRRIALLEGWSYLLLLFVAMPLKYLFDQPLAVRLVGAAHGGLFVALMLVLLFCWVAQRWAFPRVALVGIASLVPFGTFWADRHLSRWQQGQSSGR, from the coding sequence ATGAACACGAACTCCAACCAGGTTTCCCTTCTTCGTCGGATCGCCCTGCTCGAAGGGTGGTCCTATCTGTTGCTTCTGTTCGTGGCCATGCCCCTCAAGTACCTGTTCGACCAGCCCTTGGCCGTGCGTTTGGTGGGTGCCGCCCACGGAGGATTGTTCGTGGCGCTGATGCTGGTCCTTCTCTTTTGCTGGGTGGCGCAACGATGGGCCTTTCCGCGCGTGGCGCTGGTGGGCATCGCGTCGCTGGTGCCCTTCGGAACCTTCTGGGCCGACCGCCACCTCTCGCGGTGGCAGCAAGGCCAGTCCTCCGGCAGGTGA
- a CDS encoding CotH kinase family protein, translated as MRWKTRTSGLALFAALAGCFDSHTVDSNAEDQASTAASRPDGWSEESHGKSATPNYDSVFSERRVRTMEIVLTDSAYDAIRADMTSLIGAFGTGKGNMGMPLDTTGMPPRGTGMDTTGRPPLDSAMLKLLGDSAGKMPPGGVGMNQDAMVDMIPGDPIWVPADLKLGDKTWSHVGIRFKGNSSLSGAWQSGSKKLPLRIDSDHFKDLFPATKGQRIWGFRKLAFNNCNGDASLMREILATEVFRGFGVPSPKAAFVRVVMRHGSALDTLGVYTMVEIPDDPLLDSWFGSHSGNLYKPEGTGAKFASMVDSTFSVDASDISDVRAMVSTLNDRTTDSVAWRNAFEKTFDVPVFLKWLAVNTAIQNWDAYGQMAHNFYLYGNRGKLGWIAWDLGLSFQSGMQMGTSVWHPSVDSTWPLIHRVLSDSKYRAAYGDQMRSLLATGYDAAALSAKLDG; from the coding sequence ATGAGATGGAAAACACGAACAAGCGGCCTCGCTCTGTTTGCCGCTTTGGCAGGCTGCTTCGATTCGCACACGGTTGACTCCAACGCGGAAGACCAAGCCAGCACCGCCGCTTCCCGTCCGGATGGATGGAGTGAAGAAAGTCACGGGAAGAGCGCGACACCCAACTACGACAGCGTCTTTTCCGAGCGCAGGGTCCGCACCATGGAGATCGTGCTCACGGATTCCGCCTACGACGCGATACGTGCCGACATGACAAGCCTGATCGGCGCCTTCGGGACGGGGAAGGGAAACATGGGGATGCCACTGGACACCACGGGGATGCCTCCACGGGGAACAGGCATGGACACGACAGGTCGGCCACCATTGGATTCCGCCATGCTGAAGCTGCTCGGCGACTCCGCAGGCAAAATGCCTCCGGGCGGCGTCGGGATGAACCAGGACGCCATGGTCGACATGATCCCGGGCGACCCCATCTGGGTCCCGGCCGACCTCAAACTTGGAGACAAAACCTGGTCCCACGTGGGAATCCGATTCAAGGGGAATTCGTCCCTCTCCGGCGCTTGGCAATCCGGATCCAAGAAGCTTCCGCTGCGCATCGACTCCGACCATTTCAAGGACCTGTTCCCCGCCACCAAGGGGCAGCGGATCTGGGGCTTCCGGAAGTTGGCCTTCAACAACTGCAACGGCGACGCGAGCCTGATGCGCGAAATACTGGCCACCGAGGTGTTTCGGGGCTTCGGCGTCCCGTCCCCCAAGGCCGCCTTCGTGCGGGTGGTGATGCGACACGGATCGGCGCTGGACACGTTGGGCGTGTACACCATGGTGGAGATCCCGGACGATCCGTTGCTGGATTCCTGGTTCGGCTCGCATTCCGGGAATCTCTACAAGCCGGAAGGGACCGGAGCGAAGTTCGCTTCCATGGTGGACAGCACGTTTTCCGTTGATGCCTCGGACATCTCCGACGTGCGCGCCATGGTGTCGACCCTGAACGACCGCACGACGGATTCCGTCGCCTGGAGGAATGCGTTCGAGAAGACCTTCGACGTGCCCGTGTTCCTGAAGTGGCTGGCGGTCAACACGGCCATCCAGAACTGGGACGCCTACGGCCAGATGGCCCACAACTTCTACCTCTACGGCAACCGCGGCAAGCTCGGCTGGATCGCTTGGGACCTGGGGCTGTCGTTCCAAAGCGGCATGCAGATGGGCACTTCGGTGTGGCACCCCTCGGTGGATTCCACCTGGCCCCTGATCCATCGCGTGCTGTCCGACTCCAAATACCGCGCCGCCTACGGCGATCAGATGCGTTCGCTTCTGGCCACGGGCTACGACGCGGCTGCGTTGTCCGCCAAGCTCGATGGATGA
- a CDS encoding SRPBCC family protein, with protein MGNTVLLHRVFKSSPEKLYKAFLDPAANAKWLPPYGFTATVHEMDVKVGGKFRMSFTNFGTGSSHSFGGTYLELVPNEKIRYTDQFDDPAMPDVIEVTVELRPVLCGTDLQVIQANLPESIPVEFCYLGWQESLAQLAHLVEPEIPDGA; from the coding sequence ATGGGCAATACCGTTCTCTTGCACCGCGTCTTCAAGTCCAGCCCGGAAAAGCTCTACAAGGCCTTCCTGGACCCCGCCGCCAACGCCAAATGGCTCCCGCCCTACGGATTCACCGCCACGGTCCACGAAATGGACGTGAAAGTCGGTGGAAAATTCCGGATGTCCTTCACCAACTTCGGGACCGGATCCAGCCACTCCTTTGGCGGCACCTACCTGGAATTGGTCCCGAACGAGAAGATCCGTTACACGGACCAGTTCGACGACCCTGCCATGCCCGATGTGATCGAGGTCACCGTGGAGCTCCGACCGGTGCTGTGCGGCACCGACCTCCAGGTGATCCAAGCGAACCTGCCCGAGTCCATCCCGGTGGAATTCTGCTACCTGGGCTGGCAGGAATCGCTGGCCCAGTTGGCGCACCTGGTGGAGCCGGAAATCCCCGACGGGGCATAG
- a CDS encoding class D beta-lactamase: protein MLASLLASLLVSAALPPGTCTLIADSTGKIVLERGTACTPRTTPASSFKIPLALMGADAGWIQGTHAPLLAYRDSFPAAIPSHRQATDPTRWESESVVWYSQELTRALGLAKFRTYVERFGYGNRDVSGNPGKADGLTRSWLSSSLAITPAEQIAFLAKVRQRKLGVSERSYAILDSIAPCFAGPTGWTVAGKTGSANVDSASGAAPVGWFVGWLERDGKRPYLFARREIGQVPPGSFGGSSARKSLLDSLGIWLAALERPSP from the coding sequence ATGCTCGCCAGCCTTTTAGCCTCCCTCCTCGTTTCCGCCGCCCTCCCCCCAGGCACCTGCACCCTGATCGCCGATTCCACCGGCAAGATCGTCCTGGAACGCGGAACCGCCTGTACCCCGCGCACCACCCCGGCCTCCAGCTTCAAGATCCCGCTGGCCCTGATGGGCGCCGATGCGGGATGGATCCAAGGCACACACGCACCTCTCTTGGCCTACCGCGACTCCTTTCCGGCGGCGATCCCCTCGCACCGCCAGGCCACCGACCCCACGCGGTGGGAGTCGGAATCTGTCGTGTGGTACAGCCAGGAGCTGACCCGCGCCTTAGGGCTGGCCAAATTCCGCACGTACGTGGAACGCTTCGGGTACGGGAACCGCGACGTGTCGGGAAATCCCGGCAAAGCCGACGGCCTGACCCGTTCCTGGCTTTCGAGTTCTCTTGCCATCACACCAGCCGAGCAGATCGCGTTCCTGGCCAAGGTGCGCCAACGGAAGCTGGGTGTGTCGGAACGTTCGTACGCCATCCTCGATTCGATCGCACCGTGCTTTGCGGGCCCCACGGGCTGGACGGTGGCGGGCAAGACCGGCAGCGCCAACGTGGACTCCGCCTCCGGGGCCGCGCCGGTGGGCTGGTTCGTGGGATGGCTCGAACGCGACGGAAAGCGTCCGTACCTGTTCGCGCGCCGCGAAATCGGCCAGGTGCCACCAGGAAGTTTCGGTGGATCGTCCGCGCGCAAGTCGCTCCTGGACAGCCTCGGGATCTGGTTGGCCGCCCTCGAGCGCCCTTCACCCTGA
- a CDS encoding SIMPL domain-containing protein (The SIMPL domain is named for its presence in mouse protein SIMPL (signalling molecule that associates with mouse pelle-like kinase). Bacterial member BP26, from Brucella, was shown to assemble into a channel-like structure, while YggE from E. coli has been associated with resistance to oxidative stress.) translates to MSSFLAAEVEFPVVGAHALALQGHIRATNDLDAWIRPTLENAHRSKGVNPMKRDDLPLLVIQAQGTVEMPPDTVVVTWKFDARHADGAQAQRETDRQCQGLLDRLATIGFVLEDLRLHKESLEQLTEFDLERRTTVFLGFKSSRTWVLRFPVAANRLGALLGCLQGSGVPCTITHELTNREAMEDQSIRVAIAKARRQAGVMSESAGIRLGRIVSITRGELRIQHDVYQWEAMSLEESPAAAPPPPKDIHGSETVTISWEIV, encoded by the coding sequence TTGTCGTCATTTCTCGCCGCTGAAGTCGAATTCCCCGTGGTCGGGGCGCACGCGCTCGCCTTGCAAGGGCACATTCGCGCCACCAACGATCTGGATGCCTGGATCCGTCCAACGCTGGAGAATGCCCATCGATCCAAAGGAGTGAACCCCATGAAACGCGACGATCTTCCCTTGCTTGTGATCCAGGCCCAGGGCACCGTGGAGATGCCTCCCGATACCGTGGTGGTCACCTGGAAATTCGACGCCAGGCATGCCGATGGAGCCCAGGCCCAACGCGAGACGGATCGCCAATGCCAGGGCCTCTTGGATCGATTGGCCACCATCGGTTTCGTTCTGGAAGATCTGCGACTCCACAAGGAGTCCCTCGAACAGCTGACGGAATTCGACCTCGAGAGGAGGACCACGGTGTTTCTGGGGTTCAAATCTTCCAGAACATGGGTGCTGCGCTTCCCCGTGGCCGCCAACCGGCTGGGGGCCTTGCTCGGTTGCCTGCAAGGGTCGGGTGTCCCCTGTACCATCACCCACGAACTGACCAACCGCGAAGCCATGGAGGATCAGTCCATCCGCGTGGCCATCGCCAAGGCGCGTCGGCAGGCGGGGGTGATGTCGGAGTCGGCCGGGATCCGCCTGGGGCGCATCGTGTCCATCACGCGCGGCGAGCTGCGCATCCAGCACGACGTCTACCAATGGGAGGCCATGAGTCTGGAGGAGTCGCCGGCCGCAGCGCCCCCGCCTCCCAAGGACATCCACGGTTCGGAGACGGTCACCATCAGCTGGGAGATCGTGTAG
- a CDS encoding type II toxin-antitoxin system HigB family toxin: protein MRIIARKTLVDHWNKPGRGDSEQPLRAWFAEAESASWARPSDLKAQFLSASILRDGRAVFNIAGNKYRLVAWINYPYGVLYIRFIGTHAEYDRIDAQEI, encoded by the coding sequence ATGAGAATCATCGCGAGAAAGACTCTGGTGGACCACTGGAACAAGCCAGGGAGGGGAGATTCCGAGCAGCCTCTGCGGGCATGGTTCGCCGAGGCGGAATCCGCTTCTTGGGCGCGGCCATCCGATCTCAAAGCCCAGTTCCTGAGTGCCAGTATCCTTCGGGATGGTCGAGCTGTTTTCAACATCGCGGGCAACAAGTACAGGTTGGTCGCTTGGATCAACTACCCCTACGGGGTCCTCTACATTCGATTTATCGGAACCCATGCGGAATACGACCGCATCGATGCGCAGGAGATCTGA
- a CDS encoding methyltransferase domain-containing protein has protein sequence MISRPLKRALKPLASVARKSGYFFVDVFESTFGLRDELTPPRSKIFIGNGDFKMIGDEFLQHFIGKAGLKPADKILDVGCGIGRMAVPLTRYVKEGSYEGIDIVSDGIDWCTKSITPKFPAFKFQQADVHSERYNPKGKYKASEYRFPFEDESFDFVFLTSVFTHMLPQDVDNYLSEISRVLKRDGKCLITYFLLNQESKEQIRQKRGFYSFQHALGDCRVEHDDLPEDAVSFEEDYVRNLHGKHGLNLVDPIHYGSWCGRSSFLSFQDIVVATKN, from the coding sequence ATGATCAGCAGACCTTTGAAGCGAGCCCTCAAGCCATTGGCTTCCGTTGCCCGGAAGTCCGGCTACTTCTTCGTGGATGTTTTCGAAAGCACGTTTGGGCTCCGGGATGAATTGACTCCGCCACGCAGCAAGATCTTCATCGGCAATGGCGATTTCAAAATGATCGGCGATGAATTTTTGCAACACTTCATCGGCAAGGCTGGACTGAAGCCAGCAGACAAGATTCTGGATGTAGGCTGCGGCATTGGCCGCATGGCGGTCCCTCTGACCAGGTACGTCAAAGAGGGAAGCTACGAGGGAATCGATATCGTCTCCGATGGGATCGACTGGTGCACCAAAAGCATCACCCCGAAATTCCCCGCCTTCAAGTTCCAACAAGCCGACGTGCATAGCGAGCGCTACAACCCCAAAGGCAAGTACAAAGCCTCGGAATACAGGTTCCCCTTCGAAGACGAATCCTTCGATTTCGTTTTCCTCACCTCCGTGTTCACACACATGCTCCCTCAGGACGTGGACAACTACTTGTCTGAGATTTCACGAGTCCTGAAGCGCGATGGCAAATGCTTGATCACCTACTTTTTGCTGAACCAGGAATCGAAAGAACAGATCCGCCAAAAGCGCGGCTTTTACAGCTTCCAGCATGCCCTGGGAGACTGCCGCGTGGAACACGACGACCTGCCCGAAGACGCCGTTTCCTTCGAGGAGGATTACGTGCGGAATCTCCACGGCAAGCATGGATTGAACCTGGTGGACCCCATCCACTACGGCTCCTGGTGCGGAAGAAGTTCCTTCTTGAGCTTCCAGGACATCGTGGTCGCAACCAAGAATTGA
- a CDS encoding YafY family transcriptional regulator, which translates to MSRAGRLLRLLEILRRRRGVVTASELASAMEVSIRTIYRDIEALRVQGVTIDGEAGTGYRVQAGYVLPPLMFTEDELEALLLGARWVSERTDRSLGKSARSAMERIQMVLPSDLKSTFQHTALFVAPTAPRDGIPLDLSSLREAIRERRRLRLLYSDANGTESERVVWPTALAFFDSTRILAAWCELRKDFRHFRLDRLQSWSEAGGRFPGSRAALLARWKESLGIPES; encoded by the coding sequence GTGTCCAGAGCCGGGAGATTGCTTCGGTTGCTTGAAATCCTGCGGCGCCGTCGCGGGGTTGTGACCGCATCGGAATTGGCCTCCGCCATGGAGGTGAGCATCCGAACCATCTACCGCGACATCGAGGCATTGCGCGTGCAGGGAGTGACGATCGACGGCGAAGCCGGCACCGGGTACCGGGTCCAGGCTGGATATGTTCTTCCGCCGCTGATGTTCACCGAAGACGAACTGGAAGCCCTGCTCCTGGGAGCGCGATGGGTTTCCGAACGCACCGACCGATCGCTGGGCAAGTCGGCACGCAGCGCCATGGAGCGCATCCAGATGGTCCTTCCTTCCGACCTCAAGTCCACCTTCCAGCACACCGCGCTGTTCGTCGCGCCAACAGCACCCCGGGACGGCATTCCCCTGGATTTGAGCAGTCTACGGGAAGCCATCCGCGAACGGCGCCGACTGAGGCTGCTCTACAGCGACGCCAATGGCACGGAGTCGGAGCGTGTGGTCTGGCCAACCGCCCTGGCCTTCTTTGATTCGACCCGGATCCTGGCGGCGTGGTGCGAACTGCGCAAGGACTTCCGGCATTTTCGTCTCGACCGCCTCCAAAGCTGGAGCGAAGCCGGAGGCCGGTTTCCCGGATCCCGCGCCGCGCTGCTGGCGCGCTGGAAGGAATCGCTGGGGATCCCGGAGTCTTGA
- a CDS encoding sugar O-acetyltransferase produces MPTEREKMVSGEFYDPCDSELIALRRAARLATEAFNRTSTDDYTQRVEMLKKLFGSTGGSVFVEPSFRCDYGFNIHVGDNFCANFDCVILDCAEVRIGKNCMIAPQVGIYTAYHPLDATARNSGVELAAAVTIGDNCWIGGHATINPGVTLGNNVVVASGAVVTKSFGDNVVLAGVPARVIRTLA; encoded by the coding sequence ATGCCCACCGAACGCGAGAAGATGGTTTCCGGCGAGTTCTACGACCCCTGCGACTCCGAGCTGATCGCCCTGCGGCGAGCGGCGCGATTGGCCACGGAAGCCTTCAACCGCACTTCCACGGACGATTACACGCAACGTGTCGAGATGCTGAAGAAGCTCTTCGGAAGCACCGGCGGCTCGGTGTTCGTGGAGCCGTCGTTTCGGTGCGACTACGGATTCAACATCCACGTGGGCGACAATTTCTGCGCAAACTTCGACTGCGTGATCCTGGACTGCGCCGAGGTGCGGATCGGGAAGAACTGCATGATCGCCCCGCAGGTGGGCATCTACACCGCCTACCACCCGCTGGACGCCACAGCGCGCAATTCCGGCGTGGAGCTGGCCGCGGCAGTCACCATCGGCGACAATTGCTGGATCGGGGGGCATGCCACCATCAACCCCGGTGTCACCCTAGGGAACAACGTGGTGGTGGCTTCCGGTGCGGTGGTAACCAAGTCCTTTGGCGACAACGTCGTGCTGGCGGGCGTCCCCGCCCGAGTGATCCGCACCCTGGCCTGA
- a CDS encoding alpha/beta hydrolase: MLESSLPYSAPTPFQVVFLHGAGTGPWIWDAVRQALPHPSVALVVPSNRERTSPEQCAQELLSHRDFPSHGSVVLVLHSLAGVLETALVRSLGARAVHVVHVASVAPRPGRSFASTMGFPASLVLPVLFRFQPRGLLPSPSMLVNQLGNDFPDALRTKLVELHRPEFPGLFLEPIGREAATIPRSYIHCLKDRGVSPRLQEKIAARLGAAIFPVDAGHMPMLSRPTEFVTILQRIFAGMHATVPANAAQVDE, from the coding sequence ATGCTCGAATCCAGCCTCCCCTACTCCGCCCCGACACCTTTCCAAGTGGTTTTCCTGCATGGCGCGGGCACTGGCCCCTGGATCTGGGATGCCGTCCGCCAAGCTCTGCCGCATCCTTCGGTGGCCCTGGTGGTGCCCTCGAACCGCGAGCGGACCAGTCCCGAGCAATGCGCCCAGGAACTTCTCTCCCACCGCGACTTCCCTTCGCACGGCTCGGTGGTGCTGGTGCTGCATTCGCTGGCGGGAGTGCTGGAAACCGCATTGGTCCGGTCGCTGGGAGCACGTGCTGTCCACGTGGTGCACGTGGCTTCGGTGGCTCCGCGCCCGGGCCGCAGCTTCGCCTCCACCATGGGGTTTCCCGCCAGCCTGGTGCTTCCGGTGCTGTTTCGTTTCCAGCCACGCGGACTCTTGCCCAGCCCGTCCATGCTGGTGAATCAGCTTGGCAACGACTTCCCCGACGCACTTCGCACCAAGCTGGTCGAGCTGCACCGTCCCGAATTCCCGGGCTTGTTCCTGGAACCGATTGGGCGGGAAGCCGCAACCATCCCCCGCAGCTACATCCACTGCCTGAAGGACCGCGGCGTTTCCCCACGGCTCCAGGAAAAGATCGCGGCACGACTCGGGGCCGCCATTTTTCCTGTAGATGCGGGGCACATGCCCATGCTGTCGCGTCCGACGGAATTTGTCACCATCCTGCAACGGATCTTCGCGGGGATGCACGCGACCGTCCCGGCGAACGCGGCCCAGGTGGACGAGTGA
- a CDS encoding acyltransferase, whose translation MVDVLADPRRWFREIERFILQGKFLGQIEQCFGRQAQAKKTQNRNGNPFKMKMNTEEKSKRDCASDAVRSLACLLVMAHHAFQSFPPSSSKIATMVSRFFVAGNAGVAVFFVLSGALLSTPFWKNWFDGKEMPSLKIFYIRRLSRIAPAFWLNIIVCYLVSAYLLSLTPQFGLMRLLAGITFISGFSFLTLFPTDINGPLWSISFEIVSYGLLSLGALMLFKKRGDRTLKSALKFWGGFGFFVAVVHILFLIFLRPSAATVYPNSSVITAAKNFWPEYNPVGFFLFFLLGILTSGVSESAKRTRAISANASGYIPDLIVTLGAFIVALLLLGMHEFSSPYFSIPPLPYLFPVFPLFFSLFLVFVPYSVVWKKVFENKAFYYLSTLSYGLYLWHNLFLTLVPRLPMVSKITNMYLTWIVVTGISYFAALVVAAVSWKYFEKPILSLAHKFK comes from the coding sequence ATGGTGGATGTTTTGGCCGATCCTCGGAGGTGGTTTCGGGAAATCGAACGGTTCATCCTCCAGGGAAAATTTCTCGGCCAGATTGAACAGTGTTTTGGCAGGCAAGCCCAAGCCAAGAAGACTCAGAACCGAAACGGTAACCCATTTAAAATGAAAATGAATACTGAAGAAAAATCGAAACGAGATTGCGCTTCGGATGCGGTGCGATCGCTGGCTTGTCTGCTTGTGATGGCACATCACGCGTTTCAGTCGTTTCCCCCGTCATCATCGAAAATCGCGACAATGGTAAGCCGATTTTTTGTTGCTGGAAATGCAGGTGTTGCGGTATTCTTTGTGTTATCTGGCGCCCTCCTTTCAACGCCATTTTGGAAAAATTGGTTTGATGGAAAAGAAATGCCTTCGCTAAAGATTTTTTATATTAGACGGCTTTCAAGAATAGCTCCGGCATTTTGGTTGAATATCATTGTTTGTTATCTCGTTTCGGCGTACCTTTTATCGTTGACGCCGCAATTCGGTTTGATGCGATTGCTGGCTGGGATCACTTTCATTTCTGGGTTTTCCTTTTTGACGCTATTCCCAACCGATATCAATGGCCCATTGTGGTCCATAAGTTTCGAGATCGTGTCCTATGGGCTGCTCTCTTTGGGAGCCCTGATGCTTTTCAAAAAACGAGGAGATCGGACTCTTAAGAGCGCTTTGAAATTTTGGGGAGGATTTGGATTTTTTGTGGCTGTCGTGCACATCCTGTTTTTGATATTTTTACGGCCTAGTGCCGCAACTGTTTATCCAAACTCCAGCGTAATTACTGCCGCGAAAAATTTTTGGCCGGAGTACAATCCCGTCGGATTTTTCCTCTTCTTTCTGCTTGGCATTCTTACTTCTGGTGTTTCTGAGTCGGCAAAAAGGACGCGGGCAATCTCGGCAAATGCATCTGGTTATATTCCTGATCTAATTGTCACGCTTGGCGCTTTCATTGTGGCTCTGTTACTTTTGGGAATGCACGAGTTTAGCAGTCCGTATTTTTCTATTCCGCCGCTGCCGTATTTGTTTCCGGTTTTTCCGCTTTTCTTCAGTCTTTTCTTGGTATTTGTGCCATATTCAGTGGTCTGGAAAAAGGTATTTGAAAACAAGGCGTTTTACTATTTATCGACTCTGAGCTATGGGTTGTATCTTTGGCATAATTTATTCTTGACTCTTGTTCCAAGATTGCCCATGGTTTCAAAAATCACGAACATGTACTTGACGTGGATTGTGGTTACCGGCATTTCCTATTTTGCTGCTCTCGTCGTTGCGGCCGTGAGTTGGAAGTATTTCGAAAAGCCAATCCTCTCGCTGGCTCATAAGTTCAAATGA
- a CDS encoding nucleotidyl transferase AbiEii/AbiGii toxin family protein: MRFESLEGFLIWIVGFFGSSFHHHAILKGGMVLRLLDSPRSTNDADFVFVPYTSRKEILEDVRRALASVEGLEWSDRIDSRAWRILLKHGAWQAQVEITVAQACPSIPLSTAPLARQHGQAGSIVRVMDLSIALSNKLAAWNERRLWRDVHDLWFLHSLRNIDLDLPTLRTRLERVVPRRGKPRTMTFSELSSELRSAADKVDAAKVLEELGDTIPASDLPGIEHRLATTLSRLAMRLAESSAIG; encoded by the coding sequence ATGCGCTTTGAATCCCTGGAAGGCTTCCTGATCTGGATCGTGGGCTTCTTCGGCTCCTCGTTCCATCACCATGCCATCCTGAAGGGTGGAATGGTGCTTCGTCTGCTGGACAGTCCCCGCTCCACCAACGATGCGGATTTTGTCTTCGTGCCGTACACCAGTCGCAAGGAGATCCTCGAAGATGTTCGTCGCGCGCTGGCAAGCGTGGAGGGATTGGAATGGAGCGATCGGATCGATTCGCGGGCCTGGAGGATCCTCTTGAAGCATGGAGCCTGGCAAGCCCAAGTCGAAATCACCGTCGCCCAAGCGTGTCCATCCATCCCCCTTTCCACGGCACCCCTGGCCAGACAGCACGGGCAGGCTGGTTCCATCGTGAGGGTGATGGATCTTTCCATCGCCCTGTCGAACAAGCTGGCGGCTTGGAACGAGCGCCGGCTTTGGCGGGATGTCCACGACCTATGGTTCCTGCATTCTCTGCGAAACATCGATCTGGATCTTCCAACTCTTCGCACAAGACTCGAGCGAGTCGTACCTCGCCGAGGGAAGCCGCGCACCATGACGTTCAGCGAACTGTCGTCGGAGCTGCGCAGCGCGGCCGACAAGGTGGATGCAGCCAAGGTTCTGGAAGAGCTCGGCGATACGATCCCCGCATCGGATCTCCCTGGGATCGAACACAGACTCGCCACCACGCTGTCCCGACTGGCCATGCGCCTCGCCGAATCGTCCGCGATCGGGTAG
- a CDS encoding transcriptional regulator has protein sequence MDIKPIHTSRDHKQALKEIESLMMARKGTPEGDRLEVLSTLVEDWERRHQQILPPDPVEAIRFRMEQQGLTANDLAPLLGGANRVSEVLHRKRALTITMIRNLHRVLQIPSDVLVG, from the coding sequence ATGGACATCAAACCGATCCACACATCCCGCGACCACAAGCAGGCGCTCAAGGAAATCGAGTCGCTGATGATGGCGCGAAAGGGGACCCCTGAAGGCGACCGGCTTGAAGTCCTCTCCACCTTGGTGGAAGACTGGGAGCGCAGGCATCAGCAGATCCTCCCCCCGGATCCAGTCGAGGCTATCCGCTTCAGGATGGAGCAACAAGGACTTACGGCCAACGACCTTGCGCCACTTCTAGGAGGGGCCAACCGGGTGTCGGAGGTTCTTCATCGCAAACGTGCGTTGACGATCACCATGATCCGCAACCTTCATCGGGTTTTACAGATTCCATCCGATGTGCTGGTGGGCTGA
- a CDS encoding arsenate reductase family protein, producing the protein MPTQPTVYAYSGCSTCRNALKWLDANGIKPKVLAIRETPPSITELKAALAAGLPLKALFNTSGGDYKAMDMKTKLPTLSEKDALELLSQNGNLVKRPFVLQGKKVIVGFKSEEWETFFGA; encoded by the coding sequence ATGCCCACACAACCGACCGTCTACGCCTACTCCGGTTGCAGCACCTGCCGCAACGCCCTCAAATGGCTCGATGCCAACGGGATCAAGCCGAAGGTACTGGCCATCCGCGAAACCCCACCGAGCATCACAGAACTGAAGGCGGCGCTCGCCGCGGGGCTGCCGCTCAAGGCGCTGTTCAATACGTCCGGCGGCGACTACAAGGCCATGGACATGAAGACCAAGCTGCCGACCTTGTCGGAAAAGGACGCGCTGGAGCTTTTGTCCCAAAACGGCAATTTGGTGAAGCGCCCGTTCGTGCTCCAGGGCAAGAAGGTGATCGTGGGTTTCAAGTCCGAAGAATGGGAAACCTTCTTCGGGGCTTGA